A single genomic interval of Orcinus orca chromosome 19, mOrcOrc1.1, whole genome shotgun sequence harbors:
- the DHRS7C gene encoding dehydrogenase/reductase SDR family member 7C isoform X1, whose amino-acid sequence MGVPAVLMLPLVLLGISGLLFIYQEVSNLWSKSAVQNKVVVITDAISGLGKECARVFHTSGARLVLCGKNWERLQSLHDALISVADPSKQTFTPKLVLLDLSDISCVQDVAKEVLDCYGCVDILINNASMKVKGPAHKISLELDKKIMDANYFGPITLTKALLPNMISRRTGQIVLVNNIQGKLGIPFRTAYAAAKHAALGFFDCLRAEVEEYDVIVSTVSPSFIRSYRVHPGQGNWEDSIWKFFFRRLTYGVHPVDVAEEVMRTVRRKKQEVFLANPIPKAAVYLRTFFPEVFFAVVACGVKEKLNVPEEG is encoded by the exons ATGGGAGTCCCAGCTGTCCTCATGCTGCCCCTGGTGCTCTTGGGAATCAGCGGCCTCCTCTTCATCTACCAGGAGGTGTCCAACCTGTGGTCCAAGTCAGCCGTGCAGAACAAGGTGGTGGTCATCACCGATGCCATCTCAGGACTGGGCAAGG AGTGTGCTCGGGTGTTCCATACCAGCGGGGCCAGGCTGGTGCTGTGCGGAAAGAACTGGGAGAGGCTTCAGAGTTTACACGATGCCCTGATCAGTGTGGCTGACCCCAGCAAG CAGACATTCACCCCAAAGCTGGTCCTCTTGGATCTCTCGGACATCAGCTGTGTCCAGGACGTGGCCAAAGAGGTCCTGGATTGCTATGGCTGCGTGGACATCCTCATCAACAACGCCAGCATGAAGGTGAAGGGGCCTGCCCATAAGATTTCTCTGGAACTCGACAAAAAGATCATGGATGCCAATTACTTTGGACCCATCACACTGACCAAAG CGCTGCTCCCCAACATGATTTCCCGGAGGACCGGACAAATCGTGTTAGTGAATAACATTCAAGGGAAGCTTGGAATCCCATTCCGTACAGCCT ACGCCGCCGCCAAGCACGCAGCGCTCGGCTTCTTCGACTGCCTGCGGGCCGAGGTGGAGGAATACGACGTCATCGTCAGCACCGTGAGCCCCTCTTTCATCCGCTCCTACCGCGTTCATCCAGGCCAAGGAAACTGGGAGGACTCCATCTGGAAAT tctttttcaggAGACTGACCTACGGTGTGCACCCCGTGGACGTGGCGGAGGAGGTGATGCGCACGGTGAGACGCAAGAAGCAAGAGGTCTTCCTGGCCAACCCCATCCCCAAGGCCGCCGTGTACCTCCGCACCTTCTTCCCTGAGGTTTTTTTTGCCGTGGTGGCCTGTGGGGTGAAGGAGAAACTCAACGTCCCAGAGGAGGGTTAA
- the DHRS7C gene encoding dehydrogenase/reductase SDR family member 7C isoform X2 gives MGVPAVLMLPLVLLGISGLLFIYQEVSNLWSKSAVQNKVVVITDAISGLGKECARVFHTSGARLVLCGKNWERLQSLHDALISVADPSKTFTPKLVLLDLSDISCVQDVAKEVLDCYGCVDILINNASMKVKGPAHKISLELDKKIMDANYFGPITLTKALLPNMISRRTGQIVLVNNIQGKLGIPFRTAYAAAKHAALGFFDCLRAEVEEYDVIVSTVSPSFIRSYRVHPGQGNWEDSIWKFFFRRLTYGVHPVDVAEEVMRTVRRKKQEVFLANPIPKAAVYLRTFFPEVFFAVVACGVKEKLNVPEEG, from the exons ATGGGAGTCCCAGCTGTCCTCATGCTGCCCCTGGTGCTCTTGGGAATCAGCGGCCTCCTCTTCATCTACCAGGAGGTGTCCAACCTGTGGTCCAAGTCAGCCGTGCAGAACAAGGTGGTGGTCATCACCGATGCCATCTCAGGACTGGGCAAGG AGTGTGCTCGGGTGTTCCATACCAGCGGGGCCAGGCTGGTGCTGTGCGGAAAGAACTGGGAGAGGCTTCAGAGTTTACACGATGCCCTGATCAGTGTGGCTGACCCCAGCAAG ACATTCACCCCAAAGCTGGTCCTCTTGGATCTCTCGGACATCAGCTGTGTCCAGGACGTGGCCAAAGAGGTCCTGGATTGCTATGGCTGCGTGGACATCCTCATCAACAACGCCAGCATGAAGGTGAAGGGGCCTGCCCATAAGATTTCTCTGGAACTCGACAAAAAGATCATGGATGCCAATTACTTTGGACCCATCACACTGACCAAAG CGCTGCTCCCCAACATGATTTCCCGGAGGACCGGACAAATCGTGTTAGTGAATAACATTCAAGGGAAGCTTGGAATCCCATTCCGTACAGCCT ACGCCGCCGCCAAGCACGCAGCGCTCGGCTTCTTCGACTGCCTGCGGGCCGAGGTGGAGGAATACGACGTCATCGTCAGCACCGTGAGCCCCTCTTTCATCCGCTCCTACCGCGTTCATCCAGGCCAAGGAAACTGGGAGGACTCCATCTGGAAAT tctttttcaggAGACTGACCTACGGTGTGCACCCCGTGGACGTGGCGGAGGAGGTGATGCGCACGGTGAGACGCAAGAAGCAAGAGGTCTTCCTGGCCAACCCCATCCCCAAGGCCGCCGTGTACCTCCGCACCTTCTTCCCTGAGGTTTTTTTTGCCGTGGTGGCCTGTGGGGTGAAGGAGAAACTCAACGTCCCAGAGGAGGGTTAA